In bacterium, one genomic interval encodes:
- the mreC gene encoding rod shape-determining protein MreC has protein sequence MRDFLMRHREGLLLVILVLSSLLIISRQVQDPTGINYFRRSVITVTSPFQNGLTAVIGGVRSIWGDYLFFFGTRAENTQLREEASQLRSEVQKLREELYRAGRLEEFSAYRFETGFTGMAAQVIGESPDSWTRTIVVNRGMEEGVKRSLPVVTPDGLVGSVVQTSDHSSIVRLIVDRSSRVPVLVSRSRARAILEGESSGTCQLKYLDRTEDVQQGDIVITSGLAGIYPRGIEVGTITQVLTRSHGLYQYAKVLPKAAINRIEDVLIIRTEQGLEEK, from the coding sequence ATGCGCGATTTTCTCATGCGCCACAGGGAAGGGCTGCTATTGGTGATTCTTGTTCTTTCATCCCTTCTCATCATTTCCAGGCAGGTCCAGGACCCCACCGGCATAAACTATTTCCGGAGGAGTGTCATTACCGTCACATCGCCGTTTCAGAACGGATTAACTGCTGTCATCGGCGGAGTGAGGAGCATTTGGGGCGACTATCTTTTTTTCTTCGGTACCAGGGCGGAAAATACCCAGCTCAGGGAGGAAGCCAGCCAGCTGAGAAGCGAAGTCCAGAAGTTACGGGAAGAACTGTACAGGGCAGGGCGTCTTGAAGAGTTTTCTGCATATCGGTTTGAAACCGGCTTTACCGGAATGGCTGCCCAGGTGATCGGTGAATCTCCTGATTCATGGACACGCACTATTGTTGTCAATCGAGGAATGGAAGAGGGTGTGAAACGAAGCCTTCCGGTTGTAACGCCGGACGGCCTCGTGGGAAGTGTTGTCCAAACCTCTGATCACAGTTCCATAGTTCGCCTGATCGTGGACCGTTCCTCAAGGGTTCCTGTTCTTGTAAGCCGCTCACGGGCAAGGGCTATTCTGGAGGGGGAGAGCTCCGGAACCTGTCAACTGAAATACCTGGACCGGACCGAGGATGTACAGCAGGGTGACATTGTCATAACCAGCGGGCTTGCCGGTATTTATCCCCGGGGTATAGAGGTCGGTACGATCACTCAGGTTCTGACCAGAAGTCATGGACTATATCAATATGCCAAAGTTCTGCCGAAAGCGGCCATAAACCGTATTGAGGATGTCCTCATCATCCGGACTGAACAGGGTCTGGAGGAAAAATGA
- the mreD gene encoding rod shape-determining protein MreD yields MRYLYFLFLFGAALILQSSAVSVVLPDWFVGGFDLPLIIVLHIAMTRGKIPGMMTGLVMGFLQDSMSGGVLGFNGVSKIIAGYMGGFLKEKFFVRSMGHRTASVAGAVFVALLSKVTVLALFAQSRPSLLSVQFLWGFAGNTLFALLIHSLLDRFEKAFGVRAEEELSLGD; encoded by the coding sequence ATGAGGTATTTATATTTTCTGTTCCTTTTCGGAGCCGCTCTAATTCTTCAGTCATCTGCCGTTTCTGTTGTTCTGCCCGACTGGTTCGTCGGCGGTTTTGATCTTCCTCTGATCATCGTCCTTCATATTGCCATGACCCGCGGAAAAATTCCGGGGATGATGACAGGTCTTGTGATGGGATTTCTCCAGGACTCCATGAGCGGGGGTGTGCTCGGTTTCAACGGGGTTTCCAAGATCATAGCCGGTTATATGGGAGGCTTCCTCAAGGAAAAGTTCTTTGTGCGCAGTATGGGTCACAGGACTGCATCGGTGGCCGGGGCTGTTTTTGTAGCCCTTCTGTCAAAAGTCACCGTTCTTGCCCTTTTTGCGCAATCCCGCCCATCCCTGTTATCGGTACAGTTTTTATGGGGTTTTGCCGGCAATACCCTTTTTGCCCTGCTGATCCATTCTCTACTGGATCGTTTCGAAAAAGCTTTCGGGGTCAGGGCGGAAGAGGAACTGAGTCTGGGGGACTGA
- the mrdA gene encoding penicillin-binding protein 2, which produces MGPLPKRSGDVLPGIERRIVVTMAVFSLIFLLLLFYFWRLQVLDHSLYLRLSDNNRIRLIDMAATRGIVTDRNGVILADSTPNYALALIPEDMGIDREAEIVSLADLLGRDGAQAVELFEKNATHAPYSAVRVFEHLGPEEVALFEVNQDDFPGSRLMVVPRRYYPYGKIAAHIFGYVGEISREQLDSGEYPGTRKGDTVGKYALEKAYDQYLRGKDGGRQVEVNARGRELNILGATEPSPGANVTLTLDIRLQKALELELWEVRGAGVLMNVQTGEILAMVSRPAFDPNEFSLRLTSERWNEIVRDPGHPMQSRAIQGMYPPGSTFKVVTAIAALMEKSMDPDEPLFCSGGYRFGRRTYRDWKLGGHGNVDLYKGIVESCDVYFYQAGERTGIDALARWASVLGLGRKTGIDLPGEKEGLVPSPDWKKRVRGEVWFPGETLSAAIGQGYVLVTPLQLTSLYGTIARRGTHMDPYLVSRVEDVAGNELYRRDPAVKHESDIPDEVFDRIISGLAGVVAEDSGTARFARWAGVPVAGKTGTAQVVRLQELPEGEEEFPYELRDHGWFAAFAPVNKPKIVAAVVVEHGGHGSSSAAPIVTRLIKKYGELYPLEEPAPDLLEETP; this is translated from the coding sequence ATGGGTCCACTTCCAAAAAGGTCCGGTGATGTGCTGCCCGGTATTGAGAGGCGGATCGTAGTCACCATGGCAGTCTTCTCCCTTATTTTTCTCCTGCTTCTCTTCTACTTCTGGCGGCTCCAGGTTCTGGACCACTCCCTTTACCTGAGGCTCTCTGACAACAACAGGATTCGACTCATCGACATGGCGGCGACGCGGGGTATTGTCACAGATCGCAACGGTGTGATCCTGGCTGACAGCACTCCGAACTATGCTCTCGCCCTCATCCCGGAGGATATGGGAATCGACAGGGAAGCTGAAATAGTATCCTTGGCCGACCTTCTTGGGAGGGATGGTGCCCAGGCTGTTGAGCTGTTTGAAAAGAACGCAACCCATGCACCTTACAGTGCCGTCAGGGTTTTCGAGCACCTCGGTCCTGAAGAGGTGGCCCTGTTCGAGGTCAACCAGGACGACTTCCCAGGATCCCGCCTGATGGTAGTGCCCCGCAGGTATTATCCCTACGGTAAGATCGCAGCGCATATATTTGGATATGTCGGGGAAATATCAAGGGAACAGCTGGACTCCGGGGAATATCCCGGGACGAGGAAGGGGGATACGGTTGGTAAGTACGCTCTGGAAAAAGCTTATGATCAATATTTGAGGGGTAAAGATGGAGGAAGGCAGGTCGAGGTGAATGCCAGAGGCAGGGAGCTGAACATCCTGGGAGCCACTGAACCGTCTCCGGGGGCCAACGTCACGCTGACGCTGGATATTCGACTGCAAAAAGCTCTGGAACTGGAGCTGTGGGAAGTGAGGGGGGCCGGTGTTCTCATGAACGTTCAAACCGGTGAGATCCTCGCCATGGTAAGCAGGCCGGCCTTTGACCCCAACGAATTCTCCCTGCGCCTGACCAGTGAAAGGTGGAATGAGATCGTCAGGGATCCGGGGCATCCTATGCAGAGCCGGGCCATCCAGGGGATGTACCCGCCCGGTTCCACCTTCAAGGTCGTCACTGCCATCGCAGCGCTTATGGAAAAAAGCATGGATCCTGATGAACCCCTTTTCTGCTCAGGCGGATATCGTTTCGGTCGGAGAACTTACCGCGATTGGAAGCTGGGGGGGCACGGTAATGTTGATCTTTACAAGGGGATCGTTGAATCCTGTGACGTCTATTTCTACCAGGCGGGTGAAAGGACCGGTATTGACGCCCTGGCGCGATGGGCCTCGGTCCTGGGGCTTGGCAGGAAAACCGGGATCGACTTACCCGGGGAGAAAGAGGGGCTGGTGCCGTCCCCTGACTGGAAAAAAAGGGTGAGGGGTGAAGTCTGGTTCCCGGGCGAGACACTTTCGGCCGCAATAGGGCAGGGCTACGTTCTGGTAACCCCCCTCCAGCTGACATCTCTGTACGGAACCATCGCGAGAAGAGGAACTCATATGGATCCCTACCTTGTAAGCCGAGTTGAGGATGTGGCGGGTAACGAACTGTACAGGCGCGACCCCGCTGTGAAGCATGAATCAGACATCCCGGATGAGGTCTTTGACAGAATTATCAGCGGGCTTGCAGGTGTTGTGGCCGAGGACAGTGGTACGGCCAGGTTCGCCCGCTGGGCGGGTGTGCCGGTGGCCGGAAAAACGGGCACCGCCCAGGTGGTGCGCCTCCAGGAATTGCCTGAGGGAGAGGAGGAATTTCCCTACGAACTAAGGGATCATGGCTGGTTCGCCGCCTTCGCTCCGGTTAATAAACCCAAGATAGTTGCGGCGGTCGTCGTGGAGCACGGTGGGCATGGTTCCTCATCAGCCGCCCCCATAGTAACGCGCCTGATAAAGAAGTACGGAGAACTCTACCCGTTAGAGGAACCCGCCCCCGATCTTTTGGAAGAGACACCGTGA
- the rodA gene encoding rod shape-determining protein RodA → MRGLFNIHRIDFVLLGSTLALSGMGILVIRSATAGGRFAEYPGRQAYWLAIALVAYLIGYFVDRRHLQRGAYSFYWVTFTVLVGLAVAGKWIGGVQRWIHAGGLTFQPSELAKLALILALARYFSRRKAAPPYGLEEIMVPLLMIAGFAIPVAIQPDLGTAMFLVLISGVVILFLGVRWSTLIVFVVGAAAAAPSLFFTLKDYQRDRILNFFSPGRDPLGTGYHVVQSKIAIGSGGLFGKGFQQGTQSQLRFIPEQHTDFIVSVLAEEFGFAGVLLMLGLLLFLTLYLFSYIEFTKTRFSVIVVVGITSAFALQAAINIAMAAGVLPVVGLPLPLLSYGGSSLVTTFLGFGIIAGYKRRR, encoded by the coding sequence GTGAGAGGGCTTTTCAACATACACCGGATAGATTTCGTGCTGCTGGGCTCTACACTGGCCCTGTCTGGTATGGGGATCCTGGTCATCAGGTCCGCTACCGCAGGAGGCCGCTTTGCCGAGTACCCCGGACGGCAGGCTTACTGGCTGGCTATAGCCCTCGTGGCCTATTTAATCGGGTATTTCGTGGACAGGAGACATCTTCAGCGTGGCGCTTACAGCTTTTACTGGGTGACATTCACAGTTCTGGTAGGGCTGGCAGTGGCAGGTAAATGGATCGGGGGGGTCCAGCGTTGGATCCATGCTGGCGGTTTGACTTTCCAGCCATCTGAACTGGCAAAGCTGGCCCTTATCCTGGCTCTTGCCAGATATTTCAGCAGGAGGAAAGCGGCGCCTCCTTACGGGCTGGAGGAGATCATGGTGCCGCTGCTCATGATCGCAGGTTTCGCGATCCCCGTGGCCATTCAACCGGATCTCGGTACTGCCATGTTTCTTGTCCTCATATCCGGAGTTGTGATCCTCTTTTTAGGAGTGAGATGGTCCACACTCATCGTTTTTGTCGTCGGCGCTGCCGCCGCTGCCCCTTCGCTGTTTTTCACCCTCAAGGATTATCAGCGCGACAGGATATTGAATTTTTTTAGTCCCGGGCGGGATCCCCTGGGGACCGGTTACCATGTGGTCCAATCCAAAATCGCAATTGGTTCGGGTGGTTTGTTCGGCAAAGGGTTCCAGCAGGGGACTCAATCCCAACTGCGATTCATCCCGGAACAGCACACAGATTTCATCGTCTCGGTACTGGCAGAAGAGTTCGGTTTCGCCGGTGTCCTGCTCATGCTTGGCTTGCTGCTCTTCCTCACTTTGTACCTTTTCAGCTATATCGAATTCACCAAGACCCGATTTTCCGTAATTGTCGTAGTGGGGATCACATCCGCCTTTGCCCTTCAGGCTGCCATTAATATTGCCATGGCGGCGGGGGTTTTGCCGGTGGTGGGGTTGCCTTTGCCGCTTTTGAGTTATGGGGGGTCCTCCCTGGTCACTACCTTCCTGGGGTTTGGAATCATCGCGGGCTACAAACGTCGGAGATAG
- a CDS encoding response regulator, whose product MSDRPRILCVDDERLNRVIVSDMLDSARFQILEAENGEEALKILQDEAIDIILLDINMPGIDGFEVCRRIKTNEHLRHIPVIMVTALTDTEDRIKGIEAGAEDYINKPFREAEVLARIKMLLKVKDLNEKLIDAYTTIKGITNFGESIIQTFHPSDFDLLFSMDSIVSQLIRKNGGAAAKPTSLILGVEGDDKECHFYKYSYENGKTNRTPMDLPEQSCAPSSVGTKTATVNFYNRSELENSSFAGLVSHLKETGTTVQNMVSFASKSLSLYALNYQSEVSTYEATVLESLVMQAQFLKSLSEQVTETEDAFNYTVYSLARAAEIQDEDTGDHIQRVGAYCSTLAEKLNMSDRFTRNIRVQATLHDIGKLHTSRSILQKPGKLDEGEWTQMKKHTLYGAQIIGEHQRFEMGKTIALTHHEKWDGTGYPSGLAQGQIPVEGRIMALADTYDALRSVRVYKSAFDHNDTCRIILEGDDRTVPDHFDPEILSIFRENEGEFEEIYAEIGE is encoded by the coding sequence ATGTCAGACCGTCCAAGAATTCTCTGTGTGGACGATGAACGCCTCAACCGGGTTATCGTCAGCGATATGCTGGATTCTGCCAGATTCCAGATCCTTGAAGCTGAAAACGGCGAAGAGGCCCTTAAGATCCTCCAGGACGAGGCAATAGACATAATCCTCCTGGATATCAACATGCCGGGTATCGATGGTTTTGAGGTATGCCGGCGCATAAAGACCAACGAACATTTAAGGCACATTCCCGTTATCATGGTCACCGCCCTCACCGACACCGAAGACAGGATCAAAGGTATAGAGGCCGGTGCAGAAGATTATATCAACAAACCCTTCAGGGAAGCCGAAGTTCTCGCACGCATAAAAATGCTTCTCAAGGTCAAGGATCTCAACGAAAAGCTTATCGACGCCTACACTACTATCAAGGGCATCACTAATTTCGGTGAATCGATTATCCAGACCTTCCACCCTTCCGATTTTGATCTCCTCTTTTCCATGGACAGCATTGTAAGCCAGCTTATCCGTAAGAACGGAGGCGCGGCGGCAAAACCGACCTCCCTTATCCTGGGTGTGGAAGGGGATGACAAAGAGTGCCACTTTTATAAATATTCTTACGAAAACGGAAAGACCAACAGAACGCCGATGGACCTGCCGGAACAATCATGTGCACCGTCATCTGTTGGAACAAAAACTGCGACTGTTAATTTCTACAACCGATCGGAGTTGGAAAACTCTTCCTTCGCAGGACTGGTCTCCCACCTGAAGGAAACAGGCACCACTGTGCAAAACATGGTGTCCTTCGCCAGCAAGTCGTTGTCGCTGTATGCGCTCAACTACCAGTCGGAAGTTTCCACCTATGAGGCAACAGTTCTGGAGAGCCTGGTCATGCAGGCCCAGTTCCTGAAATCCCTGTCCGAACAGGTAACTGAGACAGAAGACGCTTTTAACTATACTGTTTACAGCCTGGCCAGAGCGGCAGAGATCCAGGATGAGGATACCGGTGACCACATCCAGCGCGTGGGAGCTTACTGTTCCACCCTGGCCGAAAAGCTGAACATGTCCGATCGGTTTACGAGAAACATCCGCGTCCAGGCAACACTTCATGATATTGGTAAGCTCCACACCTCACGAAGCATCCTCCAGAAACCAGGTAAGCTGGACGAGGGGGAATGGACCCAGATGAAGAAACATACTCTGTATGGAGCACAGATCATCGGCGAGCACCAGCGTTTCGAAATGGGTAAGACCATAGCCCTGACACATCACGAAAAGTGGGACGGAACAGGATACCCCAGCGGCCTGGCCCAGGGACAGATCCCAGTAGAAGGACGCATCATGGCTCTGGCCGACACCTACGATGCCCTTCGAAGCGTCCGGGTATACAAATCAGCCTTCGATCACAACGACACATGCCGCATCATCCTGGAGGGCGACGACCGGACCGTACCAGATCACTTCGATCCGGAGATCCTATCCATCTTCAGAGAGAACGAGGGTGAGTTTGAGGAAATATATGCGGAGATCGGGGAATAA
- the rsmI gene encoding 16S rRNA (cytidine(1402)-2'-O)-methyltransferase — MHEEKGTLFIVATPIGNLGDITRRAEEVLRKVDVVAAEDTRHSRKLLSALEINTEMISYREHNRQDAAITIAARLEQGKDVALITDAGTPGISDPGHYLVGLCVNKSIPVVPIPGPSALTALLSASGMELTRFLFQGFLPPKKGSREEVLAQLAATGFPLVIYESPNRVLAALSAIAQIMGDRQLVLGREMTKLHEEFIRGTASEVAHHLETGKIKGEVSILIEGAEPIKRTVDLLPAIKRLRAEGLSASRVASVLSQITGEERSVIYMMASEI; from the coding sequence ATGCATGAGGAAAAAGGAACCCTTTTCATAGTCGCGACACCCATCGGTAATCTGGGGGACATCACCCGACGGGCAGAAGAGGTGCTCCGGAAGGTGGACGTGGTTGCTGCCGAGGACACACGCCACAGCCGCAAGCTGCTTTCCGCTCTTGAAATCAATACGGAGATGATCAGTTACAGAGAACACAACCGCCAGGATGCGGCTATAACGATCGCCGCCAGACTTGAGCAAGGCAAAGATGTGGCTCTTATCACCGACGCCGGGACTCCCGGCATCTCCGATCCCGGCCATTATCTGGTGGGACTGTGTGTGAATAAATCGATCCCGGTGGTCCCGATACCCGGTCCAAGTGCGTTAACCGCTCTCCTGTCTGCCTCTGGTATGGAGCTGACCCGGTTCCTTTTCCAGGGGTTTCTCCCTCCCAAAAAAGGGTCTCGTGAGGAGGTTCTCGCACAACTTGCAGCCACAGGCTTCCCTCTTGTGATATACGAATCACCCAACCGGGTTCTTGCGGCCCTTAGCGCGATAGCGCAGATCATGGGAGACCGTCAGTTGGTACTTGGTCGGGAGATGACAAAGCTTCACGAGGAGTTTATCAGGGGTACAGCCAGTGAGGTGGCACATCACCTGGAAACGGGAAAGATCAAGGGCGAGGTCTCCATCCTGATCGAAGGGGCTGAGCCCATAAAACGCACCGTTGACCTGCTTCCCGCAATAAAAAGGCTAAGGGCAGAGGGCCTTTCTGCCTCAAGGGTCGCTTCTGTGCTTTCCCAGATCACCGGGGAAGAGAGAAGCGTGATATATATGATGGCGAGCGAGATCTGA
- a CDS encoding ATP-dependent 6-phosphofructokinase yields MRIGILTGGGDCPGLNAVIRAITRKGLQEGDNILGILYGWKGMITGQHKELTQRSVSGLIHRGGTILHTSRTNPFKEEGGGEKVIATFKRLGLDALVAIGGEDTLGVAHRLYKEYDMPVVGVPKTIDNDLSGTDVTFGFDTAVSIATEAIDRLHTTAESHDRVMVVEVMGRHAGWIAVHSGMAGGADVILIPEKPFDLNEVSEAIRSRHARGKSFSIVVVAEGARLEQENTNGLVKQTEDLDEFGHVRLGGIGHFLANAIEERTGFETRVTVLGHVQRGGTPTAHDRILATLFGIRAHELIRMGRFGKMSAIVNGRLGEVTLQEAIKELKTVDMELFRMAAIFSG; encoded by the coding sequence ATGAGGATCGGAATCTTGACGGGTGGAGGTGACTGTCCCGGTTTGAATGCAGTCATTCGTGCCATAACCAGAAAGGGTCTCCAGGAGGGTGACAACATTCTCGGAATCCTGTACGGGTGGAAGGGGATGATCACGGGGCAGCATAAAGAACTGACACAGCGTTCAGTTTCCGGACTGATCCATCGTGGTGGCACTATCCTGCACACGTCCAGAACGAACCCTTTCAAGGAGGAGGGGGGGGGCGAAAAGGTGATAGCTACCTTCAAACGCCTGGGTTTAGACGCCCTGGTCGCCATTGGTGGTGAGGATACACTTGGCGTCGCCCACAGGCTTTACAAAGAGTATGATATGCCCGTTGTCGGTGTTCCCAAGACCATCGACAACGATCTTTCCGGAACCGATGTGACCTTCGGGTTTGACACGGCTGTATCCATAGCCACGGAGGCCATTGATCGCCTTCACACGACAGCCGAGTCCCACGACCGGGTAATGGTTGTGGAGGTTATGGGCCGGCATGCCGGCTGGATTGCCGTGCATTCGGGGATGGCCGGCGGGGCCGACGTCATTCTCATCCCGGAAAAGCCTTTTGATCTGAATGAGGTTTCAGAGGCCATAAGGTCCAGGCATGCGAGGGGCAAGAGTTTCTCCATCGTTGTGGTGGCGGAAGGGGCGAGGCTTGAGCAGGAAAATACCAATGGTCTGGTGAAGCAGACGGAAGACCTTGACGAGTTCGGGCATGTGAGGCTTGGTGGAATAGGGCATTTTCTGGCCAATGCCATCGAAGAGAGGACAGGTTTCGAAACGAGGGTGACCGTACTCGGTCATGTCCAGAGAGGTGGTACTCCCACGGCACATGACAGAATATTGGCCACACTCTTCGGAATACGAGCACACGAACTGATCAGGATGGGAAGGTTTGGCAAGATGTCCGCCATTGTGAACGGCCGCCTAGGTGAAGTCACCCTTCAGGAAGCTATTAAAGAGCTCAAAACTGTTGACATGGAACTTTTCAGGATGGCGGCCATTTTCTCAGGTTAG
- a CDS encoding NAD(P)-dependent glycerol-3-phosphate dehydrogenase, whose product MPEFRTRMGVVGGGSWGTALAIHCASVGMSVNLWVYEEDLARRMVETRENDIYLPNAPLPDAIRVTHLFEDCLAGAQMVMSVVPSHLSREVWSEAHSYLPVDAILINATKGIEDETYLTSSGVLAESVGGDIQDRMVTLSGPTFAREIALGLPAAAVIAGNNAELTSTVQLALNSKSFRFYTNQDPIGVEVAASLKNVMAIAVGICDGLGLGHNARAALITRGLAELARLGVTLGADPLTFQGLAGVGDLVLTCTGDLSRNRTLGLRLGQGEKLADIIASTPMVAEGVKTTRSARGLARREGVEMPITEEIYEVLYSSRDALGALKALMSRSPKKENLESKV is encoded by the coding sequence ATGCCAGAATTCAGAACAAGGATGGGTGTTGTGGGAGGCGGGAGCTGGGGTACAGCCCTGGCGATCCACTGTGCCAGTGTCGGGATGTCGGTCAACTTGTGGGTCTACGAAGAGGATCTCGCCCGGCGGATGGTTGAAACGAGGGAGAATGATATTTATCTGCCCAATGCTCCTTTGCCTGATGCCATCAGGGTGACCCACCTCTTCGAAGATTGCCTGGCTGGGGCCCAAATGGTGATGTCCGTGGTCCCCTCCCACCTTTCGAGGGAAGTCTGGAGCGAGGCTCACTCTTACCTCCCTGTCGATGCTATACTCATCAATGCCACCAAAGGAATAGAGGACGAAACCTACCTGACCTCCTCCGGGGTGCTGGCCGAGTCCGTTGGGGGGGACATCCAGGATCGTATGGTGACACTTTCCGGCCCCACATTTGCCAGGGAAATCGCTTTGGGTTTGCCTGCCGCTGCAGTCATAGCCGGGAATAATGCTGAACTGACAAGCACAGTCCAGTTGGCTCTCAACTCGAAAAGCTTTCGGTTCTACACCAACCAGGATCCCATAGGTGTGGAAGTTGCCGCTTCTCTGAAGAACGTCATGGCCATAGCCGTAGGTATCTGTGATGGGCTTGGGCTAGGCCATAACGCGAGAGCCGCCCTCATTACGAGGGGGTTGGCTGAACTGGCCAGACTCGGTGTAACTCTCGGTGCCGATCCCCTGACCTTCCAGGGGCTCGCGGGTGTTGGTGACCTTGTTCTTACCTGTACAGGGGATCTTTCCCGTAACCGGACCCTTGGGCTAAGGTTGGGCCAAGGCGAAAAACTGGCCGATATTATCGCTTCCACCCCCATGGTTGCGGAGGGCGTCAAGACGACCAGATCGGCACGAGGACTTGCCAGGCGGGAGGGGGTGGAGATGCCCATTACCGAGGAAATTTACGAAGTCCTTTACAGTTCAAGAGATGCGCTTGGGGCCCTCAAGGCACTTATGAGTAGATCCCCCAAGAAGGAGAACCTTGAATCTAAAGTATAA
- a CDS encoding DUF4177 domain-containing protein — protein MNLKYKVVETQIVTDEVMEGLINSWVDKGWHLDGIRFAMSDASKRPSMAFILFTREGDTLEEENGGGDGEGS, from the coding sequence TTGAATCTAAAGTATAAAGTGGTGGAGACCCAGATCGTGACCGATGAGGTAATGGAAGGCCTCATCAACTCCTGGGTGGATAAGGGATGGCATCTGGATGGAATACGTTTTGCCATGAGCGATGCAAGCAAGCGACCATCGATGGCATTTATCCTTTTCACCAGGGAAGGGGACACACTGGAGGAAGAAAATGGAGGTGGAGATGGAGAGGGAAGTTAG
- a CDS encoding RDD family protein gives MEREVSAVKLKTSVLKRVLARLVDGLVAWAFALVLPPVGILVGLVYLALADGMQKGQSLGKMVFGLEVVTSDGSPCDLKASIYRNIPFELAFLFAAVPVLGWILLIIAGIPILLIELWLVIADHHGLRLGDRIAGTTVVELVH, from the coding sequence ATGGAGAGGGAAGTTAGTGCTGTAAAGCTGAAGACCAGTGTGCTCAAAAGGGTTCTGGCGCGCCTGGTGGACGGCCTTGTGGCCTGGGCTTTTGCTCTGGTCCTTCCCCCGGTTGGGATCCTGGTGGGCCTGGTGTACCTCGCTTTGGCTGATGGTATGCAGAAAGGGCAAAGCCTGGGCAAGATGGTCTTTGGTCTGGAGGTTGTGACATCAGATGGATCACCTTGTGACCTGAAGGCTTCCATTTACAGAAACATTCCCTTTGAACTGGCCTTCCTGTTTGCGGCCGTTCCCGTCCTGGGCTGGATACTCCTTATCATAGCTGGGATTCCCATTCTCCTTATCGAACTCTGGCTGGTTATCGCGGATCATCACGGGCTGCGGCTTGGAGACCGGATCGCAGGCACCACGGTCGTGGAGTTGGTCCATTGA
- a CDS encoding phosphatidylglycerophosphatase A, with amino-acid sequence MKNRLITLFASGLGAGYSPIASGTFGTLVAIPLFILLSRWGTPGVLTGLVVIALLGIPASDHMERSIGASDPGKIVIDEIAGYLLAMAGSPVEARYIIAGFFLFRFFDILKPPPVRQAEKYLRGGLGVVADDLLAGVYAWICLRLLEKFLF; translated from the coding sequence ATGAAAAACCGCCTCATTACACTCTTCGCATCAGGTCTGGGCGCCGGCTATTCCCCCATAGCCTCAGGGACGTTTGGCACCCTTGTCGCCATTCCCCTTTTCATCCTTCTTTCACGATGGGGAACTCCCGGGGTTCTTACTGGTCTGGTGGTTATCGCTTTACTGGGGATACCGGCTTCCGATCATATGGAAAGATCTATAGGTGCCAGTGACCCCGGCAAGATAGTCATCGACGAGATCGCCGGGTATCTGCTTGCCATGGCAGGTTCGCCGGTGGAGGCAAGGTACATAATCGCCGGGTTCTTTTTGTTCCGGTTCTTCGATATCCTTAAACCGCCCCCTGTTCGCCAGGCCGAAAAATATCTGCGTGGTGGACTGGGTGTTGTGGCCGATGATCTCCTGGCTGGGGTCTATGCCTGGATATGTCTGAGATTGCTGGAGAAATTTCTGTTCTGA
- a CDS encoding CinA family protein has protein sequence MPEGRILERCIQRGWKMAVAESCTGGLIGARLTSVPGSSSYFLGGVIAYSNNLKKDLLKVPAVLLDSEGAVSGPVAEAMVRGVIAATGAHCGISVTGVAGPDGGTLEKPVGTVWVGIALPSETMSRQYNFTGNRDEVREQAVNAALELFLEKAGS, from the coding sequence GTGCCTGAGGGACGGATTCTTGAGCGGTGTATCCAACGGGGGTGGAAAATGGCTGTGGCCGAATCGTGCACCGGCGGCCTGATAGGGGCGCGTCTTACATCCGTGCCGGGCAGTTCGTCCTATTTCCTGGGCGGTGTCATCGCCTATTCCAACAACCTGAAAAAAGACCTTCTCAAGGTTCCTGCTGTACTTCTGGATTCAGAGGGTGCAGTGAGCGGCCCCGTGGCCGAGGCCATGGTCCGGGGGGTCATCGCTGCCACGGGTGCTCACTGCGGGATCTCGGTTACAGGGGTGGCTGGCCCCGATGGGGGGACCCTGGAAAAACCGGTGGGAACGGTGTGGGTGGGAATCGCCCTGCCTTCAGAAACAATGTCGAGACAATACAATTTCACCGGAAACCGGGATGAAGTGAGAGAACAGGCAGTAAATGCGGCACTGGAGCTTTTCCTGGAAAAAGCTGGTTCATGA